The genomic DNA AGTACCTCGGGATCAGATGGATACGCGAGACGGTACCCTACACAGGATCGTTTGTATGGCCACCCAATATATAGATCTTAATGGTATCTGCATAGATACAAATGGCTCTATCGATTGACTGCTCGGCTTCAGTGGAAGGGGCGAGTTTCCTTTATTTCCTCTCTGCCTCAAGTGATGCACTTAGTAATCGATCGACCTATGGCGACTAGCCCTCGCTGGAACGCAAGACTTCCTGCCGAGGGTATTACGGCAAAAAATTTGAGCAATTCCCGGGCCAGAATGCTTGCACTGACCTGACTTCGACGACTTGAGTTCAGTGGACTTTTCGAAATCCAAGGATTGCGCGAGATTCTGAATGTCAACAAGTCGTCATGCTCAGACAATGGTGTGAAGGTTTCAACACCATGCGACCATGTAGCTCAACTAGACAGAATCTAAAAGGATACGATATGCATCTAAATGGATTCAGCTCAGATGTCGCAGATGAAGCCCATGCGGAAGGTGGCGTGGTGACTAGAGTCTATAAAGGACACGAAAACAGGAATTGTATTTTCTGTCACTACAAGGCACCGTTTTTGCGTGATACTCCGAAGACGTCCATTCTCTTCATTTACAAATAGACCAGGTTAACAGTCCGTTGTACTGGGATGGAGCGATTCTTTTCCCGACTCTCTCGAGCCCCAGTACGTAGATACACTCGAATCATCCTGGCATGATAGTGATGTTTGACCTATAATCCTCAGGTGTCTAACGAAAATCGTTACCTCATCACGACAGTGAGGAGTGGCGCATGGCCACAAGAACGACGCACCGAAGCTCCAAAGGCACAAGACTCTGCGCGGTTCGAGATAAGAACGGCCGATTTGAAGACACTCAGACTTACAAACAGTCACATGGCGTGGAATCAAGTGCTAGAGCAAACGAGAGAAGAAAGCGCAGTAGGCTAGCCGCCATCGATTGAGCCGGGGACAGGTAGTTGGATGGATGATCTTATGTCGAGTGGTGCGCCACCGGTCAGCAGTTCCGATCGAGTCTCGTGAAAGGAGACAGCTATGCTTATCATCGATACCTCACGCAATACCACAGGGAAACTCTCCTGCCTGGTCGCGCATGATGTAAAGACAATCATTCGGTACTACAACTTCAGCAATTCGCAAAAGTTTCCGGATAAGTGCTTGACGCTTGCCGAAGCGCAAGCCATCTCCGCACAAGGGATGAACATTGCCGTTGTCTTTCAACAACGGCAAGATCGGGCAGAAGACTTTTCGGAGATCAAAGGCTATGAGGCGGGCCGCCGAGCCTACCGTTATGCGCTCAACGATATCGATCAACCGGAAGGATCTGGGATTTATTTTGGCGTAGATTTCGATGCCACCGATGACGAAATCAAGCGTTGTGTAATTCCGTATTTTCAAGGCGTGCATCGAGCTTTCAATGAGGTGTCCGGCGATCAACCGACTTACCGCGTCGGCGTCTACGGTTCTGGTGCGACGAGTGGTGCCTTGGTAAAGAAAAAGCTGTGCTCGCTCGTCTGGCTAGCCATGTCGCGTGGCTATCGTGGCACGCAGGACGCGATCAACAACGGCGCCTATCATTTGGCGCAACAAGCTCCTGAGAAGACAGTCTGTCAGTTGGATATAGACTACAATTCTGTGAACCCCGAGAAGACAGACTTTGGGTCATTCGTGGTCCCGTACGAAGAGTCACCGGCCGAACCCGTCCTCGATGAAAAACGCTATGAAGTCATTTCCCGTTCGAGACTGATGTTGCGCGAAGGACCCGGCACAAACTTCAGTATTGTCGGGAGCCTCCAACCTGGGCAGCGTGTTGCAGCCACACCATATGATGAACAATGGTCTAGCATTGATGTTGAGGGCGATGGCCTCATTGATGGGTTCGCAGCGTCTGCGTATTTGAAAAAAATCGTGTGAGTCCACTGATCAGTCAAAGACTCAGCGCAGGGACGCCGTCGCCTTGCCTAGGGAGGTTATGTGGGGAACACTAGACACAAGAAGGAAGTCATTACAAATTGTCGTGTCAGCAAGAATATGCTGAAACCCCTCAAAGAGGCGATGGCTCAGTGGAATCCTGATCCTGACAGCGAATGGCCGGAATGGGCGGACAATATCATTTCAGTTAGGGCCCTTGCCTATTCCCCCTGCGGCATGATGACCAGACAAGGTACGTCGATCGAACACAAGCATGCTGCAAATGAATTGGCCATGTGTCAGCGACTATCCTCCCAGGCAGCCAAGATCATGAAAGGCATTCCCGTTACAATGAGCGATGAGGGGGACAACGAATTTGTACCGTTCTATATTTGTGGAACAGTGGGAGCCAAGGTTCCTGAGAAAATCACGGAAAAGTATCTACGGTCGGCTTTCGGAGGGATCATTCATCCGAGAATCGACATTACGATCTACGCCATGAAAGCAAGGGGAGAGTGGTGGGATCGTTTCACCAGCCAGGATCGAACGGATCACTATGAAAAGGGATTGCGTGCACGAAAAGCCCTAGTCGACTGGTTTCATGCCAGCAAGGATTTACACAGTCCCACCTTTGTTAGTATGGGACTAAAGGGCTATGCCGAACCGGGGTTTGGTTCAATGTTTCCACAGCTCTCTTTAGCTATTACTAAAAAGGGAAGTCTGGTTGGTTTATGTGTCTGTCTGGCGTGGACATAGACGCGTTTAAATATACGACTTGTTGCGCGGACATAATGTGCTGCTTCCGACTCACCTGACTGAGCCTACCCATTGGTGTGATGCTGGTAAAGGACGAAACCATATGCAACTTGCCGCACTAATTTTCACCATCTGCTGGACTACATGGGCCTCGGCATCTGAATTCGACGTACCCCGGAAGGATCAGACCGTCGCGCTCGTCATTGACCCGTTCTACGCAAATACAATCGACTGGACGAAGCTAGCAGCTGAACAACGCGTGGTAGCCATCATTCGAAAGGCCACGATTGGAACCAATTGGAAACCAAGAGAATCAATCCCGGCGACAAGAAGCGCAGAGAGGAGTCGTTTCAGCGTGGTTATCTCTAGGCTTGTAACACTGGGGAGTCGCGGGAGATCCTGAGAAGCAGGCCGATTTCTATATCGACACAGTAAAGCCCGAAGCTAACGAACTCATTGCCTTGGATCTCGAAGAGGCGCAGTAGAAAAAACTCATGAACCTCGACGAGGCTATTCTCTTTATGGAGCGCATCAAATCTCATACAGGGCGGTATCCGGTGCTCTACACAACCCACTCCAGTGCAAAGCTCATCTCCTCCAAGTACAAACATAGTGTATTCGTCAACACACCGCTCTGGTACGCGAGGTTCGGAGCGAAGGTCAGGGACTTTCCGTCGGGTGTGTGGCCAAGCTACATGCTCTGGCAGTTCTCGAGTGAACTACTGCCGGAGTTGCCGGTGCCGGGTACAAAGTCAGACATGGACATCAACGTTTTTAACGGTACCGTAGAAGAGCTGAAAGCAGCTTGGCCGCTAACAAAGATTGCGCCATGAGGGAGGGCATTTCAAACCGGGGGTATTGCTATACAGCTGCCCGTGTGAGGAGAGCATCACAAACCTTAGTGTCACGCTGATACCTTCTGGAACCGCGGATATCAATGGAACGTGAAACAAGCACAAAGAAAGCAGGATGATATCCCCATGAATAGAACAAGTGTTGTTCTCCTGGAGTTTGATCCGGAACTCAATGCCTTCGGTAAGGACAAGTCGCTGAGAGATGGGCTGTCGGCTGCCGTACGAATAAGGGATACCCTCTGGGTTGCTAACGACGAAACCATCAGCCTGGAAAGGCTTTCGCTCGTCGCAGGAGGGAATTCCGCTCCCTACACAAATGCCCGCCATCATACGCAATTCTCGCTCAATGACTACCTTCGATTGCCAATTCCTCCTCGTGATCGTGAGGACCTGGAAGAGGTAGATGTGGAAGGGCTAGACTACGAAGACGGCTACCTCTGGCTGGTGGGCTCACACAGCCTGAAGCGCCAAAAGCCGAAACTGCAGGATGGAGCCAAGAAGGCCCAGGAGCAGATGGCGCAGGTGAGAACTGACGGCAACCGATACCTCCTGGCTCGCATTCCCGTGGTGGAATGCGACGGAACGTATGCCCTGGCGAAAAAAGAAACGCGGAACGGGAAGGAGCGTACCGCAGCCCAACTGCATGGTACCAGCAAGAGTAACGACTTGACTGAGGCACTAAAGGAAGACGAGCATCTTGGTTCATTCATTGGGATTCCAGGTAAGGACAATGGGATCGATATTGAAGGATTGGCTGTGGCAGGTGAACGTCTCTTTATTGGGCAACGTGGGCCAGTTCTGCGTGGTTGGGCGGTGATTCTGGAAGTGGAACTCAAGGAGCAGAACGACCAGCCATCCACACTGATGTTGAAGGCAATTGGACCGAATGACCGCCTGTATCGAAAACATTTCCTCCACCTGGGTGGTCTCGGTATTCGGGACCTGTGCGTACAGGGTTCCGATTTGCTGATCCTTGCGGGGCCGACCATGGATCTCGACGGCCCGGTGACCATTTTCCGGTGGCCGAGGGGTACAGATCCGAAGGGGGAGAGTGTGGTTCCAGCCAGCGAGTTGGAACGTGTGCTGGATGTGCCCTATGGCCAAGGTGTAGACCATGCCGAAGGCATGACGCTATTCTCGCCGGATGGGGGAGCAGCCCGCTCACTCCTCGTGGTGTACGACTCTGCGTCCAAGAACCGTCAGTCGGGAAGGAGCGCGGTGGCGGCAGACGTTTTCCTCGTACCTTGAACTTCCGAGTGGAGTTTGAGAGCAATTCGGAGCGTAGGGCAAACTGCGGCAACTTGGTAGAATGTAAGCGGAGATATCGGCTTGGCTGGCTGGAAACGCTAGGGTACTTCTCCATGGGAGGCAATTTCGGCCTTTTATGAAAAGCCACAATGGAAAAAACCAAGGGGCTGGCATAGCTAAAGGACTCTGAGAAGGGTCGCTTTAGCACATGGTCTATGCACGGCGTAGTCGGTTGAGCAGGAAGCAGCAGGGGCGCCGCATCGAGCTATTTGTCGCGGGAGCCACAGCCCGAGCTGCGGCCGAAATTGTGGGGGTGACCGGAACACCGCGCGCAGGTTTTACCGCCGACTGCGCCAGCTCATTGCCAGTAAACTGCACAGCTATGATCTGTCAGGTGAGGTGGAGGCGGATGAGAGCTACTTTGGCGGAGTGCGCAAGGGCAAACGCGGGCCGCTGGGGGAAAGTGCCCGTCTTTGGCTTGTTAAAACGCGGGGGGAAGGTGTTTGCCGCGATTATTCCGAATGCCCGATCGAAAACACTCCTGCCGATCATTCGCGAGCAGGTTCCCCCAGACAGTATCGTCTATACGGATAGCTTCACCGCCTATGGTGTGCTGGATGTCTCGGAGTTTCATCACCGGCGCGTCAATCACAGCAAAGTATTCGTGACCAAGCGGGGACATCACATCAACGGTATTGAGAATTTCTGGAACCAAGCCAAGCGGCATTTGCGTCGGTTCAACGGTCTGACGCCAGACAACTTTTACTGGTTCTTGAAGGAATGTGAGTGGTGCTTCAATAGCGGCAACCACCAACAGCTGCTGAGGCAGCTTAAATACTGGTACAAATCAACCAAACACTAACGCCTAGCTATGCCAGCCCCTTCTTACTTTGAGGTACAGGAGTCACGATTTTCACTTCCTCATGAAATCGCAAACGCACCTTCTTTTTTCTGCACGGAATCAGACAATCCCCTTTATCTACTACGAATCACCCTGCACGGACATAGGTGTTTCGATTTGGAACGAATTTCTCTATTCGTCGCCGTATCTTTTTAGATTCATCATGAATCAAATTGGATACCGTTGGAGCCTTCAGTCTATTGCTGAAAAACCACCACGTTGAATTCGCCTCGAACTAGGCTTGCCTGGGTGGATGGATGAACGACCTCCTGTGGGCGTGGCATCGCTTTTGCTCAATCTCAAGAATGATATGTGGCACTGACATGTATAGGTTTACTTTCATACGCAGCTGGGTTAAGGAGTAAGCCCAGCCAGGCCAGTCGGAGCATTAATTCCGAGAGGTCAGATGGTTCGTCTGGTTACAAACTGTCGACTGAGCCAACCTCCTCCACCAAAAAGGAATTGCATGGTGCGGCGTTTGTCAGTGTGGGGTTAAAATCTTATGGCAAGCCTGGCTTTGGTTCCTCGTTTCCTCAGCTTGCTCTAGCCGTTACCGAAAAGGGAAGTGTGGTGGGATTGTGTGCTTGTCTGACCTGGACATGAGAGTGTCTAGATTATGTGTTATACCTTCACGACCGAGACGGTTCTCATCACGCAAGCAGAGCTGCAGGTGATGATGTCTGATAGAGTTGTGAGAAAAGTAAGCACGCCACCTAGCAGTCTCTTACTCGTTTTGCTTGATAGAGGTGACCGTACCACAATGGGTGTTTGATCAAGCACCACCAATTGTCATCTCTGCTAATTCCGTGGTAGAGCCTCCGGCACAGACAACGGTAGAAAACGATGGTGCTCCGGCTGGAACTAAAGGAGGACGCTGTGAATCCATCCGCCGACAATGCGAACGCAACCGCATGGGAAGGCCCTGGCGATCGCGCCAGGCAAGTCATGTGGGACTATTTGGACGTTTTGCGCGGATACACGGCGGTACCGCACACTGAAGAGGACCCCGCGCATGTACAACGCACCCAGTCCAAGCCGTTGGAGGCTGCCGATCTGCCCGCAAACATGCGGCAGCTTCTGGAGAAGTACAGGGACGAGCACTCTGGAGCTATCCTCAGCCAGTTGGGTATTTGGCAGTGGGGGAGACCGGCACGGCCCCAAATATTTGCGGGTTCACAAATCTTCCGCGCGAAGAGGATCTTGTCATTCTTGCGTTGACCGAGACGGTAGCAGCCGCTGGCCGAGTTGAGGCCCGGAGCCAGGTGTTGCTGCTTCAGTGTGGCAAGGAGGCGTAATGCCCACGCTGACCGGCACGTTGAGCGACGGCACAGTCGTCACGGTCGATGGTCCATTCGACGCAAGCCTGCCAATCGTAATCCTGCTCCACGGAATGGGGGGCCGAAGCGCCGACATGACAGCGCCGGCAACCGCGTATCCTGGCATGGCGTTCAACCGCGGTGTTGTTTTTCCCTCGTACAAAGATGAGGGCCTTCACCCCACGCCACCCCTCGTGCCGGTAGCCCGATTCTATACTGATCCTCCGTCATCCTCGCTGACTAGTTGGAATCAAGCACTGCTAGCTGCGGGGCTTACGACCATTACCTACAATCAGAGAGGCCCGTTGATTTCCGATGATGTCGCTCAGCTCAACTTGCTGGTGAGAGAGGTACTCATCCTCGGTACCGTTCCACCGAATCTCCCACCAGTTTCACACTTTCGAGTGGCGTTCGTCGCGCACAGCAGAGGCGGAATAGTTGCGCGGTCTTTCCTCACGGGCGCGGGAGCCAACCCGGATTTGCCTGGGTTTCTGTCCCGAGTCACATCCCTGATCACGCTACATTCACCGCATACCGGCTCCGGGGTCGCCACTCTCGCCGCCACGGTGGCAGGTCTTCTCAATAGCATTACAAACGCGTTCACAGCGGCAGGGCTACCTACGGCCGCGGCATTTACGACAGGTTTGAGTGGACTCGCCTTGACCCCCGCCCGAGGCGAGCTTGTTCTAGGAAGCCCAACGCTGGCAGCGATTGCTGCGGCGGAACCAGTTGCAGGCGTCACTTATCACACCTTCGGCGGCATCAGCATGGACTTCATCCGATTGTGGGCCGATGCCTACACGCCGGATAGCACGATTCCTTTGCCGGTCCCATTCCCGCTCTTCCACTGGGGCAGCAGACCCACAGTAGTAGGTGTTCCGTTGAACGCCGCGTCTTTCCTGCCGGTTCTCGGTGCTCCAGTGCCGTTCGTCAGCGAGATTGTCACACTCCTTGTTACCCTGGCCGCCACAACACCGGAATTAACTCCCGGCCTTGGGGACTTACTCGTGACTGACGCCCGAGCGCGTCTTCCATTCTCAACGTCCCACACCACGAATTTTCTGAATCACCTCGAAGCGCTATCCGATCCGACATTGCAGGCACAGGTGACTGCTCTCCTTCTGCGACTTCGAAGCCCGAAAGACCAGAAGGACAACAAGGATACAAAGGACGGAAAGGATAGCAAGGATAAGGACAAGGAGAAGGACCACAAGGACGACAAGGAAACTAAGGATGACAATGACAAGCCTAGGGATTTTTCACAGCTTACCGATCCGGTTCGGCTTCAGATGGCGCAGCTTGCTCTGCGCATTGAGCAAGTCGCACAAGCAGTCGACTCGCTGTCTGCCCAAGTTGCCCAAGGCAAGTCATTTATCACACCTGAAGAACGACCGCCCGTCGGTGAACAGGCTCTAAAACAGGATAAACCCTTGAAGAAGAAGTGATCGGTCAATGCTGATCATCCTTGCGGGTAGTCATGACGGCACAGCACGAGAGCTGGCGATTCGATGGCCCAACACAGCGCTACTCACTCCGTGTGATCTCTCGCGTCGTGGGTGGCGTCATGAGAACACCGCATGCGCCAATGGTTCCACGGTTACGGCTGGAGGGTGCGCTGTTATCAGCGGCAAAATAGTTCAGGTGGAGATGATTTCGGCAATCTACAACCGACTGCCCTGGGTTTTTAAGCATGAGCTCTCTGAGATTCGAAAGGAAGACAAGCAATACGTGGCGGCCGAGATGAATGCCTTCCTGCTGTCTTGGCTATCAAGCCTGCGCTGCCCTGTAGTCAACCGGCCATCGCCACTCGGACTTGCAGGTCCGAATCTGCGCCCTGAAGCGTGGACCTTGTTGGCGGCGCGAGAAAATATTCCGGTCCGACCAGTTCTGCGTGGATCAAGTGGTTACCAAGCCGATGACGTGCCTAGGCTCGATGTTGTGACTGTTGTTGGGGAGCAGTGCTTTGGCCACGTCGATTTCGTCATGCAACGGCAGGCGCAGTCTCTGGCAAAGGCGGCGGGTGTAGAGCTCCTCACACTTGCTTTTGATTGTGGTGCCTCCGACGCTCCTTTTATATGGGCTGAACCGTGGGCTGATGTGAAAATCCCGGGAGTTGAGAATGCCATTCTAAACCTGCTGCGTGAGCCTGTTGCTACGGAACGGAACGCAGCGTTGTGATCGTACTATGGGGAATTCCCGGGGATTCAACACTGATGCTTGTACGCAATGCGCTCGAGGCCATTGGCAGACCCCCATACTTCTTGGATCAGCACAGCGTCCTTGAGACAGAGGTTACCCTGTCCGTCAGCAACCAGGTCGGTGGCCAGATCCGGTCTGCAGGTCAATGCCTCGATCTGATGGAGGTGTCAGCCCTGTATTTGCGGCCATATGAGACGCAACGTATCCCGCGTGTCCTACAAACTGGCCAGGCGAGCCCAGGGTGGGTAGGTGCCATGCAGACAGATGACGCACTCTCATCATGGGCGGACTTGATGCCTGGTCTGGTTGTGAATCGTCCCAGGTTTATGGCTGTCAACTCGTCCAAGCCATTTCAGTGTACGCAAATACAAAAGTTTTTCGAGGTGCCCAGGACCCTCATAACTACTGATCCTGCCCAAGTACATGAATTCAGAAAAGAGTGTGGAGCAGTTATATATAAATCTATCAGCTCGGTGCGAAGCATTGTCGCACAGTTGATGCCGGAAGATACCCGCATTGAAGACGTTGTCTGGTGCCCAACACAATTCCAGGAACTTATTCGTGGCGTTGATTACCGGGTGCATGTTGTGGGCGGCGATGTCTTTGCGTGTCGAATCCTCTCAAATGCGGATGACTATCGTTATGCTGGCCGACACGGACATACAGCAGACATCGAGTCATGTGAAATCCCTGCTGAAGTTGCTCAGTCCTGCATAGATGTCTCCCATGATATGGGGCTCGTGGTTAGTGGAGTTGACCTGCGACAGAGTGAAGACGGTCGGTGGTATTGTTTTGAGGTGAATCCTTCACCGGGCTTTGAGTATTTCCAGCGAACTAGCGGTCAGGATATCGCTTCATCGGTGGCCAGGTTGCTCTCAGGCTGAACCGCATCTGAACTCTCGTTTTTGCTGGCGGTACGAGCCTAAAAGGAATAGGCAGTACTTATGTCCCTGCTACCTGCAACGCCGTCCTTAGCGCTTGAATCGTAAGCGGCGCATTCCCTTCGCTGCGGTTGTTGACCAAGACATACGCCTTTCGTTGCTCATCCACCGCTTGCTTCACCAGCTCGACGGTGTCTCGCTGCATCTCTGGAAGTTCTTCCACAATCTTCGTGTATGGCTCCGCTCGTTTTTTCGCTGCTTCATAGGACATCTTGAGCGGTGTCAGGAGGCGCAGGACCGTGAAGGGCGCGGTGAAGCGTTCTTCCATCCGCTGATGCTGGTCCCGTAACGAGGGCATGTAGGACCAATGGTTGTAGACATGGGCGGCGCCGTGATGCTCTAAGATCTGACGATAGTCAGGACCCAGCAACCCGGCGTTCCGAATCTCCACGGCATAGCGAAAGTCCTTGGGGAGTTGACTGAAGAAGGTATCCAGTCGCGAACAAAACTCCTCATTCGACAGCCCGTGCCGTTGGAACTCAAACAAAAATGGCCCGGTGTACGGGTCGAACTTGGCTTCTCGATAGGGTGTGAGCACGAGATCATTAAACAGCTTCGCATCAAGAAAGCGCGGATTCGGCTGTCCGGCCTTTGTGCCATACCGAGCTTGTTTCGCGTAGGTCGGGATCGTTATTTCCTCCCAGACCTTGAAGCACATTTCGAAATCTTCAGGGATATGGTTCAGATAGTGCCGAAGTTGGTTCGCGGTTGGTGGCCGATAGAAGGTGGAGTCGTTGCCGACTGTACGAAAGCAAGGTTCACCGTTGTGGAGGTACTGGCAGTATTCGCCTAAACATTCCCGCGCAAAGGTCGGCTTGGCATACTTCTTCAAGTAGACCTGTCCTTGCCAACCTTCGTAAGTCCAGGTGGAGGTGCCGAATCGAATCAGGGGTGAGAGCGGCATGAAGCGGGAGTGTACTGTCTACACGCGTAGCTCCTCAAGAGACTCACTCGATGCCGGGGTTCCACCGGTGGTCAGGAGTTGTAGTGATTTCACGGTGACCGTGACGGTCGCAAAATGCTCTTCGACCAAGCCCGTCACGACATAGGCTTGACTCGTGGCCAGTAGATGGCAGTATTGCCGGTAGGTGGCGGGAAACACCGTCGCGTCATACATCCCGGTCTGGTCTTCCAGGGTCATGAACTCCATCGGGTCACCCTTCTTTGTGGACACAATCTTTTCAGTGATGAGCCAGCCGATGAGCGTCACCTCCTTTCCCACGTACTGCCCCACATTCTTTGCGAGAATGTGTGGGGTCGTAGCGAGAGCCTCCGTGAATAGATCGAGCGGATGGCAGTGGAGCGGAAAGCCGAAGAGGGTCAATTCATGATGCAGCTTCTTCTGAGCTGAATACTCCGTGGGAATCGGGATGAAGCTCGGTGGCTTGGTCGCCTGTAAGGCGAAGACGCGCCACAGGAGGGCCGGTCTGGTGAGTTCACCGGCAATGGAATCAAAGCACCCGGCTTTGATCAACAGTTTTGCTTGGGCGTAGTCCAGCTTCACGCGACTCAGGAAATCGGATAGCGATCGGTACGGGCCATCCGTTTCTCGCTCCGCAATGATTCGCTTGGCCAAGTCTTCTTGCAGGCCTTTGATCTGCATGAGACCGACTCGAACGGTGGCCCCTGATCCACGATAAGCCCACACACTCGCGTTAATGTCCGGTGGCAGGATGGTCAGACCCATCCGTCGTCCCTCCGAGAGATAGGCGAAAGCCGAGTAGTAACCGCCTTGATTACTCACCACCGCGGCGATGAACTCGGCAGGATAATGGGCGCGGAGGTAAGCAGATTTGAAACTCACTTGGGCATAGCTCGCACTGTGCGGCTTACAGAAGCTATAGCCCGCGAAGCTCATGATCATGGACCAAATGGCATCGATGACAGACAGTTCGGCACCACGGCTCATGGCCCCCTTGTAAAACTGGAGCTGATAGTCGCGAAGCTGTCGTGCCTTATGCTTCTTACTCAGTACCTTTCGGAGCTGGTCTCCGTCCTCGACAGGAAAGCCGCCCAAAGCCACGGCGACCTTCATCACGTCTTCTTGATAGACCATGATGCCATGGGTTTCGGCAAGAATCTCATCCAGGAGGGGATGCGGTGAAGTATAGGGCTCGCCATGGGCTCGTCTGATGAAGTCTTCCGCAAAGGTATTCGCGGCTGGACGGATTAGGGACGACACGACAACAAGGTACTCGAAGACATCGGCCACGGCTCGTCGCTCTGGTGGCATCCTACCCCAGAGCTTCTTGAGTAACAGTCTCGTCGCGGGAGACTCCACATAGAAGCAGCCCATTGTCTCACCGCGCCGAATCAGGTCATTGGTGGCTGGATCACTCATCGGGTCCCATGTCGCATAGTCGATCACATGTCCCGTGTTGCGCGCGACGGCTGCGATGGCGTCACGGATAACCGCGAGCGAGCGATTGCCCAAGAGATCGATCTTGACCAACCCAGCCTCTTCCGTCTGGTCCTTCTCCCATTGGATCACCGGCAAGTTGGAGGCGGAGATCTCCACCGGCACGTATCGCCGGATCTCATCGGGGACCAACACCACGCCGCCAGGATGGAGACCTAGATTTCTAAAGTGGCCGTCCAATTGCGTGGACCAGTAGAATATCTCCGCCCAAGGATTTCTCAAGTTCAACGCCTTGCAGACATCCCGCGCCCAGTCCTGCACCGTCATTCCCGGTTGCACGTCAACAAAGTCGGCTCGTCGTTGGAGGAAGTTCAATGCCTTACCGATCTCAGCGGCATGCAAGCCGTAGACCTTCGCGATCTCGCGCAGGGCCGCGCGTGTGGCGAGTGTATTCTGATTCGCCACCATCGCGGCATGCTGGTGTCCGTACTGCTTGAACACCCATTCCAGAATGGCGGCCCGTTCGTCCCAGGGAAAGTCCACATCGATGTCCGGCGGGTCATGGCGGCCGGGATTCAAGAACCGTTCAAACAGGAGGTTATGTCGAATCGGATCCACATGCGTGATGCCGAGACAGTAGGAGACGATTGAGGCAGCGGCGGA from Nitrospira sp. includes the following:
- a CDS encoding DNA polymerase III subunit alpha, producing the protein MAFVHLHTHSSFSPMWGVPTVEALCQAAQSQGQHSLALTDTNGLYGAIRFLEVAREHGLKPILGAELVSGPHRAVLLAKNPTGYANLCRILSARHCDASFEFMPTVAQHRRGLVVLSDDPVALTAWQAESREDLYVELTAGPALPDAVALSRRLTLPPVATTRAAFLHPMDYQAHRLLRAIAETTTLSRLRADHCALPSHWLMPEAVLARHVPHVPEAVTITRQIAEQCHTNWDFKQTIFPSFRHLSSDAAFETLHRRTYDGAVWRYGTLSAAVRQRVEKELVVIHEKGYAEYFLVVNEIVRQAPRTCGRGSAAASIVSYCLGITHVDPIRHNLLFERFLNPGRHDPPDIDVDFPWDERAAILEWVFKQYGHQHAAMVANQNTLATRAALREIAKVYGLHAAEIGKALNFLQRRADFVDVQPGMTVQDWARDVCKALNLRNPWAEIFYWSTQLDGHFRNLGLHPGGVVLVPDEIRRYVPVEISASNLPVIQWEKDQTEEAGLVKIDLLGNRSLAVIRDAIAAVARNTGHVIDYATWDPMSDPATNDLIRRGETMGCFYVESPATRLLLKKLWGRMPPERRAVADVFEYLVVVSSLIRPAANTFAEDFIRRAHGEPYTSPHPLLDEILAETHGIMVYQEDVMKVAVALGGFPVEDGDQLRKVLSKKHKARQLRDYQLQFYKGAMSRGAELSVIDAIWSMIMSFAGYSFCKPHSASYAQVSFKSAYLRAHYPAEFIAAVVSNQGGYYSAFAYLSEGRRMGLTILPPDINASVWAYRGSGATVRVGLMQIKGLQEDLAKRIIAERETDGPYRSLSDFLSRVKLDYAQAKLLIKAGCFDSIAGELTRPALLWRVFALQATKPPSFIPIPTEYSAQKKLHHELTLFGFPLHCHPLDLFTEALATTPHILAKNVGQYVGKEVTLIGWLITEKIVSTKKGDPMEFMTLEDQTGMYDATVFPATYRQYCHLLATSQAYVVTGLVEEHFATVTVTVKSLQLLTTGGTPASSESLEELRV
- a CDS encoding Mobile element protein, translating into MVYARRSRLSRKQQGRRIELFVAGATARAAAEIVGVTGTPRAGFTADCASSLPVNCTAMICQVRWRRMRATLAECARANAGRWGKVPVFGLLKRGGKVFAAIIPNARSKTLLPIIREQVPPDSIVYTDSFTAYGVLDVSEFHHRRVNHSKVFVTKRGHHINGIENFWNQAKRHLRRFNGLTPDNFYWFLKECEWCFNSGNHQQLLRQLKYWYKSTKH
- a CDS encoding Integrase; amino-acid sequence: MLVRNALEAIGRPPYFLDQHSVLETEVTLSVSNQVGGQIRSAGQCLDLMEVSALYLRPYETQRIPRVLQTGQASPGWVGAMQTDDALSSWADLMPGLVVNRPRFMAVNSSKPFQCTQIQKFFEVPRTLITTDPAQVHEFRKECGAVIYKSISSVRSIVAQLMPEDTRIEDVVWCPTQFQELIRGVDYRVHVVGGDVFACRILSNADDYRYAGRHGHTADIESCEIPAEVAQSCIDVSHDMGLVVSGVDLRQSEDGRWYCFEVNPSPGFEYFQRTSGQDIASSVARLLSG